The Sus scrofa isolate TJ Tabasco breed Duroc chromosome 4, Sscrofa11.1, whole genome shotgun sequence genomic sequence gtatccatggggaggtgggttccatccctggcctagctcggtgggttaaggatcccacattgcaatggccatggtgtaggctggcagcagagctctgattagacctctaggctgggaacctccacatgccaggtgtggccctaaaaagacaatcgatcaatcaaccaatcaatcaaataaatatccatcaactctGCAGCCTCAGGGCCCCAGCTGGAGTGCCCTCTCAGTCCCCCGGTCCCAATCCCATTCCCCAGTCCCTGGTACTCACCATGCAGGTTGGCAGCCTTCTGGTGGAACTCCCGGGCTTCCTGATAGTTGCCGAGGGCATTGTGGGTCATCCCAAGGTTTCTTAGCACCGTGGCCTCCTCTCCTGGCCCCCGGCACAGGGGCAGGGCCTGCTGGAAGGCCTCTGCTGCTAGTGGGAACAGCTGGAGCTGGGAGTAGCTCAGACCTAGGTCGTTATAGAGTTGCCCTGGAGGGCATGGCCAAGGTCACTGGTGGCCAGGGCAGACGCAGCTGAAGCTGTCCTGGTACAGCCTCTGTCCCACTCTCCCagggttccccccaccccttcccaagtCCTCAGAAATGCTTCTGCTCCCACCCCACTTCTCAGAGTATCACCAGGTCTAATTCTCCCCAGATCCCACACCTATGCCCAAAGGCCTCACCCAGCAGTTCCCGCTCAGGGCTCCTCTCAGCAAGCTTCCGGCTCTCCTCCAGCACCTGCACAACTTCACCCACCCCATGCCACCCACTCTTCAGCAGACACCCTGCTGCAGCCCCCAATGCCAGGGCTGCAGCCCGGGGCTGCCCTGCTTGGGTGTAGGCCTGGCTCGCTTCCTGCAGACAGTGGGCTGCTAGCTCAGGCTGTCCCAGAGCCTGGTAGCAGGCTCCCATTTTCGCCTGGGCTTGCCCCTGGTCACCTAGCGGCTGGTAGTGGCCCAGGGCCTTGTGGTACCAGGCCAAAGCTTGAGGCAGGTCGCCCAGGGCATGGTAGGCCAAAGCTACATTGAAACACTGGTCGCCGTGACTCCCGCCCTGGGCCTTCTCTTGAGGTTGTGCTCGTAGGAGCAGCTCAAGGCCTCTGGCTGGGTCCCCAGTCTCCACGTAGGCAGCCCCCAGGTTGAAGGCACAGGCCTGGAGAACAGGGGTATCCCTGGTTTGTGGTGCCTTGGAAGCCAGGAATAAGGCCTTCTGGAAGCTGGTCAAGGCCTCGTGGTTCTGGCCAGCCAGCAGGGCTCTGTGGCCAGCACTGGTGAGAGCTCGGATGCTGGCCTCTTGCTGTGGccacttccttctcttctttttcttcttagagcttgagggtgagggtgagggctCTTGGGGGGTATCCTCAGTGTTGAGGGAAGACATGGTGCTGACAATAGGGAGTAGAGGGGTCAGCTCATCATCCCGGCTGCCTCCCAAGCGCTCTCTCTCTTGGGTAACTCAGCTCTACCTCTGCCCTGGTGGGACCCTCGCGTTTCAAGGATTCTCTCGGCCATCGCACTTTGCTGCATCCATCCCATTGGACACCACACCAACCCTCACTCCAGTGCCCTGACTAACTTTTAGTCCTTGAACCAGAGTCAGTTCAAGTAAGAGCTTCCTGCAGGAagccctcttggagttccccttgtggctcattggaaacgaatccgactggtatccatgaggactcgggtttgatctctggcctcacccagtgggttaaggatccggcattgctgtgagctgtggtgtgggtcgcagacgaggctcagatctggcattgctgtgctcatggtgtaggctggcagctgtagctccgactggacccccagcctgggaacctccataggctgcaggtgcggccttgaaaagacaaaaagacaacaacaacaaaaagccaagaaagaaaaaaaaaatcaaggaaggaGTTCTCGGTGGCTCGGTGGTAATTaaccctactaggaaccatgaggatgtaggttcgatccctggcctcgctcagtgggttaaggatctggcgttgctgtgagctgtggtgtagggtgcagatgtggcttggatctggctttgctgtggctgtggtgtaggccggcagctgtagctccgattggacctctagcctggcccatatgctgtgggtgtggccctaaatagcaaaaaaaaagaaaggaaggaaggaagaaaagaaaagaaaagaaagaaagagaaaagaaaagaaaagaaagaaagagaagagaaaagaaaagaaagaaagagaaaagaaatccttCTCCCCTCAACCAACTGGTACTCTCTTCTCTGCTCCCACAGCACTCTGTCTTTTATGGCATTTATCACACTGGGTTGGAGTTGTTCACTTTCTTGTCTGTCTCCCCTGCTAGATTTAGAGCAACTTGAAGGGTCTGGAACATAGTAGATTCTCAATATGTGTTTATTGAATGAGATGACAAAGCTGCGGCGATGGGTGGTGGTGAAGGTTGCACAGCAATGTGAGTACACTTAACGCTGCTGAACTGTGTGCTTAGAAATGGTTTAAAATGGTAAACAGTAGGCTGTATAGATTTGACCACTCcaatgtttcttggagttcccgttgtggtgcagctgatacaaatctgactaggatacatgaggacgcaggttcgatccctggcctcgctcagtgggttaaggatccagtgttgccgtgagctgtggtgtaggtcgcagatgtggcttggatctggtgttgctgtggcggtggtggaggctggcagctgtggctccgattcgacccctagcctgggaacctccatatgccttgggtatggcctgaaaaaagcaaaaaaaaaaaaaaagtttcttgactgactgaatgaatggatgaatgaacagaGCCCATACAAAGCCTCTCCTTCAGCCTGTGTCTCCACACACACGCATCCACTCACAACCTAGGTTCTCCTGCTGTCTAATCTCAAGGTATGGTTCAAGTCAGTTCGACAAATACTCAGCAAGCCCTGCTGTGCCAGGAGCCAGACAAGGCACCCCGGGCACCAAGCTAAATAGGCCATTGGATTGGCAAAGAGCCAACTTCCAGGAGCAAGGCTTCTGTTTCTCCATTGACTGCCTACTCCCTATCCCAAGGGGAGCAGCCTTCTCCCCTACTGCCTTGGCTCTCTGTCTGCTGGCTCTTTCTGGTCCCCTGACTTCCTGCTCTGGTCTCCAGAGCCCTCTTAAACCCAAACACATTTCTCCCTCAGCAGCATGTGGTTCCCCATTGCTATCTCTCCCTTACAGAGGCAGAAGCCTTTTTCATGAACCCTTCTCCCAAGAGACAGGAAAAGGAGTGGAAAAGACCCAGGAACTGGGCTCTCAGCccctctcatttttctcttccccaacattttttttaaggagaagcaggcaggggtgatacattctttttttcaagaaactctcccttgggagttcccattgtggcgtagcagaaatctgactagtatccatgaggatgtaggttcgatccgtggcctcactcagtgggttaaagatctggcgttgctgtgagctctgatgtaggtcacagatacggctcagatcccaagttgctgtggctgtggctgtgaccggcagctgtagctctgattggacccctagcctgggaacttccatatgcctcgggtttggccctaaaaagcaaaaaaagaaaaagaaactctcccctctccctgctcctaAAAACACCCAGGCAGGAATGCAGGAATGCTGCCTCTTCAAGGCCCTGGTTCTTGGGGCAATCCTGACTACCCCCACCAGATCTTGGGGCCCCAGCCACAGGACGCCTTACCTCCTAAGATCCTCTCTGTAGATGGCTTTCTGGAATGGTCCCTCTGGCTAGAGTTACCTACCTTAACTCTTAGCTCAGAGCCGCTGGGGTTACCAGACAACCAGGTACCGCCCTCCATGTCTAGGAAATTCTTTGATTGACAGCTCAAATGGCCTATCTTAGTGCTGAACTCTGCTGTTACTCCGGC encodes the following:
- the TTC24 gene encoding tetratricopeptide repeat protein 24; the encoded protein is MSSLNTEDTPQEPSPSPSSSKKKKKRRKWPQQEASIRALTSAGHRALLAGQNHEALTSFQKALFLASKAPQTRDTPVLQACAFNLGAAYVETGDPARGLELLLRAQPQEKAQGGSHGDQCFNVALAYHALGDLPQALAWYHKALGHYQPLGDQGQAQAKMGACYQALGQPELAAHCLQEASQAYTQAGQPRAAALALGAAAGCLLKSGWHGVGEVVQVLEESRKLAERSPERELLGQLYNDLGLSYSQLQLFPLAAEAFQQALPLCRGPGEEATVLRNLGMTHNALGNYQEAREFHQKAANLHGSVGQRWEQGRSFGSLAFALSQLGDHKAARDNYLHALQAARDTGDVKGQWQACEGLGAAEARLGQHDQALKYYKEALARCQKEPDSVRERLVAKLADAMRTHLAQGGLVPTRTLTSAPGRPQAPGGDFLVAGTPTMVGRGSAGVRHRSLGEWENELEDGHEEKEEEESVNVPEMSGAPRPERPGPRAHLPLGGQSPLRMDDPGLLVPSGPQANRSSKQPRGIPNRNAQRRPTESGFCMIM